One part of the Gadus macrocephalus chromosome 8, ASM3116895v1 genome encodes these proteins:
- the LOC132463592 gene encoding uncharacterized protein LOC132463592 isoform X1: MSFHLIRFANGDIAVVPDKWCDDGMVYWPKYKNTERAKRAAANSEDHEPNWPKYDMTIIRTCDNYKDACRIMEQYQTSCNTSDLQSEAEQECGPPDKRQRRPVHRFGDSDQSEEDVEDVVSQLEALPVLPSQLPWRTPLSRRVPGSRFTAPQPGENCPAPHHGAGLHHPAPALNMQRVTQGTAVPPQLPPPPAPALNMQPSSSLACRPTWRGGRMADTIPCSAAEFQILSLLETIKHQNDQLTAKVNLLTSRMNSTPGPDVEMLDSIQFPLEQLEAVEAFEQFLKEPSNGPARQRVVSFLT, encoded by the exons ATGAGTTTTCATCTGATAAGATTTGCCAATGGGGACATTGCTGTTGTCCCGGATAAGTGGTGTGATGACGGGATGGTGTACTGgccaaaatataaaaacacagaACGTGCCAAAAGGGCAGCTGCCAACAGCGAGGACCATGAGCCAAACTGGCCAAAATATGATATGACGATCATCAGAACTTGTG ACAACTACAAAGATGCCTGTAGGATTATGGAGCAGTATCAGACCAGCTGCAACACCTCTGACCTACAGTCTGAGGCAGAGCAGGAGTGTGGGCCACCAGATAAGAGACAAAGGAGGCCAGT CCATCGTTTCGGAGACTCTGACCAGAGCGAAGAAGATGTGGAAGATGTAGTGTCTCAGTTGGAAGCACTACCAGTGCTTCCAAGCCAATTGCCCTGGCGGA CTCCACTATCTCGCCGAGTGCCAGGCAGTAGATTCACTGCTCCTCAACCTGGAGAAAATTGTCCAG CACCTCACCATGGGGCAGGACTGCATCACCCTGCACCCGCATTGAACATGCAGAGAGTTACTCAAG GAACGGCAGTCCCTCCTcaactccctccaccccccgcaCCAGCCCTCAACATGCAGCCTTCTTCCAGCCTGGCCTGCAGACCAACATGGCGAGGGGGAAGAATGGCCGATACCATTCCCTGCTCTG CGGCAGAGTTCCAAATTCTAAGCCTGCTGGAAACGATAAAACACCAAAACGACCAACTTACCGCTAAGGTGAACCTACTCACCAGTAGGATGAACAGCACCCCGGGGCCAGATGTGGAGATGCTGGACAGCATTCAGTTTCCCCTGGAACAATTGGAGGCAGTGGAGGCATTTGAACAGTTTTTAAAGGAACCGTCAAATGGCCCAGCTCGACAGAGAGTGGTGAGCTTTCTTACTTAA
- the LOC132462498 gene encoding putative nuclease HARBI1, which translates to MPRSTVHRIVHRVTEEVVAIRHKTPRFRVNPNPNPNPIDGCHVRIKPPSGPDGHCYRNRKLFSSIILQAVCDHQGRFLDTYVGWPGSVHDSRVLRHSPLYRSLYPPPGHFILADGGYPCLQHPLPLITPYKRPVRGVGAQRFNWHHSRARSIIERAFGMMKTRFRAIFLQALEVHHTFVPHVITACAILHNICLGADDIMAPEEEDEPEDDVEEDEGGDGLEVSGAPWRDQLSAEVSALEEAPPDHQYIQ; encoded by the exons ATGCCTCGTTCCACTGTCCACCGCATCGTCCACAGGGTCACTGAGGAGGTGGTGGCCATTCGCCACaaa ACACCGCgctttagggttaaccctaaccctaaccctaacccaatcgACGGCTGCCATGTCCGTATCAAGCCACCGAGCGGCCCTGATGGTCACTGCTACAGGAACAGGAAACTGTTTTCCTCCATAATTCTGCAGGCTGTTTGTGACCATCAGGGCCGCTTCCTTGATACGTACGTGGGCTGGCCTGGATCAGTCCATGACTCCAGAGTCCTCCGCCACAGCCCACTGTATAGGTCACTCTACCCTCCTCCAGGGCACTTCATCCTTGCAGACGGCGGGTACCCTTGCCTCCAACACCCACTACCCCTCATCACTCCCTACAAGAGGCCAGTGCGAGGTGTGGGAGCCCAGCGCTTCAACTGGCATCATTCCAGGGCACGCTCCATTATAGAGCGTGCTTTTGGAATGATGAAGACCAGGTTCAGGGCCATCTTCCTGCAAGCGCTGGAGGTGCACCACACCTTCGTACCTCAC GTCATAACAGCATGTGCCATCCTCCACAACATCTGCCTTGGGGCCGATGACATCATggccccagaggaggaggatgagcctGAGGACGAtgtagaggaggatgaggggggcgATGGTTTGGAGGTCAGTGGTGCTCCCTGGCGGGACCAGCTGTCTGCAGAGGTGTCtgccctggaggaggcccccccTGACCACCAATATATACAG TGA
- the LOC132463592 gene encoding uncharacterized protein LOC132463592 isoform X2 yields the protein MSFHLIRFANGDIAVVPDKWCDDGMVYWPKYKNTERAKRAAANSEDHEPNWPKYDMTIIRTCDNYKDACRIMEQYQTSCNTSDLQSEAEQECGPPDKRQRRPVHRFGDSDQSEEDVEDVVSQLEALPVLPSQLPWRTPLSRRVPGSRFTAPQPGENCPAPHHGAGLHHPAPALNMQRVTQGTAVPPQLPPPPAPALNMQPSSSLACRPTWRGGRMADTIPCSAAEFQILSLLETIKHQNDQLTAKVNLLTSRMNSTPGPDVEMLDSIQFPLEQLEAVEAFEQFLKEPSNGPARQRVVL from the exons ATGAGTTTTCATCTGATAAGATTTGCCAATGGGGACATTGCTGTTGTCCCGGATAAGTGGTGTGATGACGGGATGGTGTACTGgccaaaatataaaaacacagaACGTGCCAAAAGGGCAGCTGCCAACAGCGAGGACCATGAGCCAAACTGGCCAAAATATGATATGACGATCATCAGAACTTGTG ACAACTACAAAGATGCCTGTAGGATTATGGAGCAGTATCAGACCAGCTGCAACACCTCTGACCTACAGTCTGAGGCAGAGCAGGAGTGTGGGCCACCAGATAAGAGACAAAGGAGGCCAGT CCATCGTTTCGGAGACTCTGACCAGAGCGAAGAAGATGTGGAAGATGTAGTGTCTCAGTTGGAAGCACTACCAGTGCTTCCAAGCCAATTGCCCTGGCGGA CTCCACTATCTCGCCGAGTGCCAGGCAGTAGATTCACTGCTCCTCAACCTGGAGAAAATTGTCCAG CACCTCACCATGGGGCAGGACTGCATCACCCTGCACCCGCATTGAACATGCAGAGAGTTACTCAAG GAACGGCAGTCCCTCCTcaactccctccaccccccgcaCCAGCCCTCAACATGCAGCCTTCTTCCAGCCTGGCCTGCAGACCAACATGGCGAGGGGGAAGAATGGCCGATACCATTCCCTGCTCTG CGGCAGAGTTCCAAATTCTAAGCCTGCTGGAAACGATAAAACACCAAAACGACCAACTTACCGCTAAGGTGAACCTACTCACCAGTAGGATGAACAGCACCCCGGGGCCAGATGTGGAGATGCTGGACAGCATTCAGTTTCCCCTGGAACAATTGGAGGCAGTGGAGGCATTTGAACAGTTTTTAAAGGAACCGTCAAATGGCCCAGCTCGACAGAGAGTG GTGCTGTGA